One genomic window of Penaeus chinensis breed Huanghai No. 1 chromosome 35, ASM1920278v2, whole genome shotgun sequence includes the following:
- the LOC125044401 gene encoding chromatin assembly factor 1 subunit B-like isoform X2, translated as MKCTIPEISWHNRDPVLAIDIQPNPPDGVYRLATAGTDTHIVIWQLRILDNGGVSVEALSDLTRHNRAVNAVRFSPDGEILASADDEAAVILWKKQQESSSSDIFADDSEKENKEHWTVLKMLRGHLEDVYDLSWSKCSQFLISGSVDNSAILWDVGKGKNMALLNDHKGFVQGVTWDPQGQYVATLCSDRNCRIYNTGTKKLMYKIYKATLPVSDAEDNVTERATRLFHDDTLKSFCRRLSFSPDGEILLAPSGVLEEESGKITNVTYVFSRHCLSKPVMYLPTKDKYTMAVRFSPILYELKPLPLEEGKELKEESREPWEEYANLFHLPYRMVFAVATQNAVLLYDTQQPVPFAKISNIHYTRLSDVAWSSDGRILVVSSTDGYCSLVSFTEEEIGIPYKGKLIETQVKKAGTSPNLSAKPSSRASSPREEPDKMETEAVEPPKKPVESIAVKSKSGKRVSLITLSGPTHKNDENTPAVKADTTQPQVNGHSQGEAMEVDEETRKKFEGDDQSPTKGPKDPSPAKTPTGVTKTPRRVPLIMLSSPKGKKNIVSESR; from the exons ATGAAGTGCACCATCCCTGAGATATCGTGGCACAACCGTGACCCTGTCCTGGCGATAGACATTCAGCCCAACCCCCCAGATGGCGTTTACCGCCTCGCGACGGCCGGGACGGACACGCATATTGTG ATTTGGCAGCTACGTATCCTTGATAATGGTGGTGTTAGTGTTGAGGCATTGAGTGACCTAACTCGACACAACAGAGCTGTGAACGCAGTCAGGTTTTCTCCTGATGGAGAAATATTAGCATCTGCAGATGATG AGGCTGCCGTTATTCTTTGGAAAAAACAGCAGGAGTCATCATCATCAGATATTTTTGCTGATGattcagagaaagaaaataaagaacactGGACTGTTCTGAAGATGTTAAGAGGGCACCTGGAGGATGTATATGACCTTTCTTGGTCTAAATGTTCACAATTTTTAATCTCAGGCTCTGTTGACAATTCTGCAATTTTATGGGATGTTGGCAAAG GTAAAAATATGGCATTACTTAATGATCACAAAGGATTTGTGCAAGGTGTAACATGGGACCCACAAGGGCAATATGTTGCTACTTTGTGCTCTGACAG AAACTGCCGCATATACAATACTGGGACAAAGAAAttaatgtacaaaatatataaagcCACTTTACCTGTATCTGATGCAGAGGATAATGTAACAGAAAGG GCTACAAGATTATTCCATGACGATACCTTGAAGTCTTTCTGCCGCCGCCTCAGTTTTTCACCCGATGGAGAAATCCTGCTTGCTCCTTCAGGTGTCCTGGAGGAAGAGAGTGGCAAAATCACCAATGTCACTTATGTGTTTTCAAGGCATTGTTTATCAAA ACCAGTCATGTATCTCCCAACAAAAGACAAATATACAATGGCAGTGAGATTTAGCCCTATTTTATATGAGCTGAAGCCATTGCCACTTGAGGAAGGAAAAGAGCTCaag GAAGAATCACGAGAACCTTGGGAGGAATATGCAAATCTCTTCCATCTGCCCTATAGAATGGTGTTTGCTGTTGCAACCCAAAATGCTGTTTTACTTTATGATACACAGCAGCCAGTACCCTTTGCAAAGATCTCAAATATTCATTATACACGCCTTAGTGACGTTGCATG GTCCTCTGATGGGCGCATCCTTGTGGTGTCATCGACTGATGGCTACTGCTCTCTGGTTTCTTTCACGGAAGAGGAAATTGGTATTCCCTACAAAGGAAAGCTTATTGAAACTCAAGTAAAGAAAGCTGGCACGAGTCCAAATCTTTCTGCCAAGCCTTCTTCAAGAGCATCATCACCACGTGAAGAACCAGATAAAATGGAAACAGAAGCTGTTGAGCCTCCAAAGAAGCCAGTTGAAAGCATTGCTGTAAAaag CAAGAGTGGAAAGAGAGTGTCATTAATCACCCTCTCTGGTCCAAcccataaaaatgatgaaaacacaCCAGCCGTCAAAGCAGACACTACGCAACCTCAAGTGAATGGACACTCCCAG GGAGAAGCAATGGAGGTTGATGAAGAAACCAGGAAGAAGTTTGAGGGTGATGATCAGAGTCCTACAAAAGGACCAAAAGATCCCTCACCTGCAAAAACTCCCACTGGAGTGACCAAGACACCTAGACGAGTGCCACTTATAATGCTCTCCAGCCCCAAAGGGAAAAAGAATATTGTGAGTGAATCAAGATGA
- the LOC125044401 gene encoding chromatin assembly factor 1 subunit B-like isoform X1, whose product MKCTIPEISWHNRDPVLAIDIQPNPPDGVYRLATAGTDTHIVIWQLRILDNGGVSVEALSDLTRHNRAVNAVRFSPDGEILASADDEAAVILWKKQQESSSSDIFADDSEKENKEHWTVLKMLRGHLEDVYDLSWSKCSQFLISGSVDNSAILWDVGKGKNMALLNDHKGFVQGVTWDPQGQYVATLCSDRNCRIYNTGTKKLMYKIYKATLPVSDAEDNVTERATRLFHDDTLKSFCRRLSFSPDGEILLAPSGVLEEESGKITNVTYVFSRHCLSKPVMYLPTKDKYTMAVRFSPILYELKPLPLEEGKELKEESREPWEEYANLFHLPYRMVFAVATQNAVLLYDTQQPVPFAKISNIHYTRLSDVAWSSDGRILVVSSTDGYCSLVSFTEEEIGIPYKGKLIETQVKKAGTSPNLSAKPSSRASSPREEPDKMETEAVEPPKKPVESIAVKSSKSGKRVSLITLSGPTHKNDENTPAVKADTTQPQVNGHSQGEAMEVDEETRKKFEGDDQSPTKGPKDPSPAKTPTGVTKTPRRVPLIMLSSPKGKKNIVSESR is encoded by the exons ATGAAGTGCACCATCCCTGAGATATCGTGGCACAACCGTGACCCTGTCCTGGCGATAGACATTCAGCCCAACCCCCCAGATGGCGTTTACCGCCTCGCGACGGCCGGGACGGACACGCATATTGTG ATTTGGCAGCTACGTATCCTTGATAATGGTGGTGTTAGTGTTGAGGCATTGAGTGACCTAACTCGACACAACAGAGCTGTGAACGCAGTCAGGTTTTCTCCTGATGGAGAAATATTAGCATCTGCAGATGATG AGGCTGCCGTTATTCTTTGGAAAAAACAGCAGGAGTCATCATCATCAGATATTTTTGCTGATGattcagagaaagaaaataaagaacactGGACTGTTCTGAAGATGTTAAGAGGGCACCTGGAGGATGTATATGACCTTTCTTGGTCTAAATGTTCACAATTTTTAATCTCAGGCTCTGTTGACAATTCTGCAATTTTATGGGATGTTGGCAAAG GTAAAAATATGGCATTACTTAATGATCACAAAGGATTTGTGCAAGGTGTAACATGGGACCCACAAGGGCAATATGTTGCTACTTTGTGCTCTGACAG AAACTGCCGCATATACAATACTGGGACAAAGAAAttaatgtacaaaatatataaagcCACTTTACCTGTATCTGATGCAGAGGATAATGTAACAGAAAGG GCTACAAGATTATTCCATGACGATACCTTGAAGTCTTTCTGCCGCCGCCTCAGTTTTTCACCCGATGGAGAAATCCTGCTTGCTCCTTCAGGTGTCCTGGAGGAAGAGAGTGGCAAAATCACCAATGTCACTTATGTGTTTTCAAGGCATTGTTTATCAAA ACCAGTCATGTATCTCCCAACAAAAGACAAATATACAATGGCAGTGAGATTTAGCCCTATTTTATATGAGCTGAAGCCATTGCCACTTGAGGAAGGAAAAGAGCTCaag GAAGAATCACGAGAACCTTGGGAGGAATATGCAAATCTCTTCCATCTGCCCTATAGAATGGTGTTTGCTGTTGCAACCCAAAATGCTGTTTTACTTTATGATACACAGCAGCCAGTACCCTTTGCAAAGATCTCAAATATTCATTATACACGCCTTAGTGACGTTGCATG GTCCTCTGATGGGCGCATCCTTGTGGTGTCATCGACTGATGGCTACTGCTCTCTGGTTTCTTTCACGGAAGAGGAAATTGGTATTCCCTACAAAGGAAAGCTTATTGAAACTCAAGTAAAGAAAGCTGGCACGAGTCCAAATCTTTCTGCCAAGCCTTCTTCAAGAGCATCATCACCACGTGAAGAACCAGATAAAATGGAAACAGAAGCTGTTGAGCCTCCAAAGAAGCCAGTTGAAAGCATTGCTGTAAAaag CAGCAAGAGTGGAAAGAGAGTGTCATTAATCACCCTCTCTGGTCCAAcccataaaaatgatgaaaacacaCCAGCCGTCAAAGCAGACACTACGCAACCTCAAGTGAATGGACACTCCCAG GGAGAAGCAATGGAGGTTGATGAAGAAACCAGGAAGAAGTTTGAGGGTGATGATCAGAGTCCTACAAAAGGACCAAAAGATCCCTCACCTGCAAAAACTCCCACTGGAGTGACCAAGACACCTAGACGAGTGCCACTTATAATGCTCTCCAGCCCCAAAGGGAAAAAGAATATTGTGAGTGAATCAAGATGA